A genomic window from Fusarium falciforme chromosome 2, complete sequence includes:
- a CDS encoding NmrA domain-containing protein — protein sequence MVKVTVAGGSNGLGRIIVRAIAAAGKHEVSVLSRQGKETDPKDYIPVLVVDYSSPESIADVLRSNGTEVVISTIGILFEDTHQAQMNLIEGAEKSGTVKRFAPSEFAYDYLAAKEGGYPCQVPGLEGYKGNIYKIAAFKKLQSTSMESTRFIIGFLMDYYGTPAELPPVLHLAVVLDIENNKAALPVTGDDKVTLTHSETIGKFVAASLDLKEWPEKSWIIGDTLTWREALGFVESTRKIKFDVHLDSIDDLKESKITELPGNIPKYELVGKPFFDGMMSLWSLGFAWGWYDLTSYKKSEKTLNEVFPELETLTFKSFMERCFGEEAK from the exons ATGGTCAAAGTTACAGTCGCAGGCGGCTCCAATGGTCTCGGTCGAATCATTGTCCGTGCCATTGCAGCCGCCGGCAAGCACGAGGTTTCGGTGCTCTCGAGACAG GGCAAAGAAACCGATCCTAAGGATTACATTCCGGTGCTAGTCGTAGACTACTCCAGCCCGGAGAGTATCGCCGATGTCCTTCGGTCCAATGGCACTGAAGTCGTCATCTCTACCATCGGCATCCTTTTCGAAGACACCCACCAGGCTCAGATGAACCTTATCGAAGGTGCTGAGAAGTCTGGGACTGTTAAACGTTTCGCTCCTAGCGAGTTTGCTTACGATTATCTTGCCGCCAAAGAAGG TGGGTACCCGTGCCAAGTCCCCGGCCTCGAGGGCTACAAGGGCAACATCTACAAGATTGCGGCTTTCAAGAAATTGCAATCTACAAGCATGGAATCCACACGATTCATTATTGGGTTTTTGATGGATTACTACGGCACTCCGGCCGAGTTGCCTCCTGTCTTGCATCTTGCCGTGGTCCTAGACATTGAGAACAACAAGGCAGCCTTGCCTGTCACCGGCGATGACAAGGTCACTCTGACGCATTCCGAAACGATTGGAAAATTTGTCGCCGCGAGTTTGGATCTGAAAGAGTGGCCAGAGAAGTCGTGGATCATTGGAGACACGTTGACTTGGCGGGAGGCACTTGGCTTTGTGGAAAGCACGCGCA AAATCAAGTTCGATGTCCACCTCGACTCCATCGATGATCTGAAAGAATCGAAGATTACAGAACTCCCCGGCAACATACCGAAGTATGAGTTGGTTGGAAAGCCGTTCTTTGACGGAATGATGTCGCTTTGGTCTCTGGGGTTCGCCTGGGGCTGGTACGACTTGACTTCGTACAAGAAGTCCGAAAAGACGTTGAATGAGGTGTTTCCGGAGCTAGAAACTCTCACATTCAAGAGCTTCATGGAGCGCTGCTTTGGAGAGGAGGCAAAATGA